The DNA segment GTAGTTTTACAGATGTATTTTATATAAAACTTAAACCATTTTACAAGTTTAATATAAAAAATATTTTAAAATTTTTTACTGATAATGGCGCTTCGTTTAATGAGTCTGTTTATGATGGAAATACTTTTGCGGCTGTTTTCAAGCTTTTTGATAATGATATAAACAGGTTTATAGAAAGTTTAGAAAACAAAAAAATGTGTACAATAGAAAGTCTCTTCAAAGTGTTGCATGATGACAATGAAGTGGATAATAAACAAGTTAATACAATACAAAGTGAAGTTATATAAAAATTATACAAAGTATGATGCACGTCATTAAATTAACGGAAAGTAAATTTAAATCTTGTAATGCGTTTGATATCTATCAACATAAAATTTTAACCAATATTTATTTTTACAATGAAATGAGGGATGAATATGACAAAGAATTTTTCGAAAAAGGACTTGATTAAAGTTATATTAGAAGATATAGATGATTCTGAAATGATTGAAGAAGATATTATTCATATGATTATTAATGAGAAAGTTGCTAAAGATGTTTCAAAAGAGCATGAAAAGCATTTAACTTTTGGAGACAGAATGTCAGATAAGTTAGCGGAATTTGCCGGAAGCTGGGTTTTTATAATAGGTTTTGGAATTGTGCTTTTTGCCTGGATCATTGCGAATAGTTTTATTTTAAAACGTCCTTATGATCCATATCCATTTATTTTGCTTAATCTTATTTTATCATGTCTTGCTGCAATTCAAGCTCCAATTATTATGATGAGCCAAAATAGGCAAGAAGCAAAAGACAGAATTCGCTCTAAAAATGATTATAAAGTTAACTTAAAATCAGAGCTAATTATAGAAGATCTCCATAAAAAGATAGATGAATTGCAAAAATTACACCAAGAATTACTTAATAAGATTGACACTTTAAATAAAATGTAAATTTTATATAAAATATTTACTTTAAAAACAAATCTATGATATAATTGTTGATGTAAGGTGATGGAGCTCACCATTAAATGCAATGATGCTGATGGCTCCTATTGGGTATACTAACTCAATAGGAGCTTATTTATTACTGTTTTATGAAAATGGAGGGTGATTTACATGGAATACGTCTATATAGGTGTTGGTGGTTTTTTTGGGGCAATTTTGAGATATCTAATTTCTACTTACTATCAAAGTATATTGCATACAGTATTTCCCGTTGAAACCTTTTTTATTAATATCTTTGGATCATTTTTGTTAAGCTATATTTCAAATTTAGCCCTTGAAGAATTTAATGTAAATTTCAATATAAGACTTGCTATTACAACAGGATTTATAGGTGCTTTTACTACATTCTCCACTTTTACTAAAGAGACTATGGATCTAATAAGAAACGGGAAAATCGCTGTTGCGATATTGTATGTGCTTCTATCAATATTTATAGGATTTATCATGTCATTTATGGGATTTGAATTAGGAGATAAGACTGCAAAAATGATTAAAGGGCGTGAAGAAAATTGATGCTAAATATGCTGTTAGTAGGTTTAGGAGGAGTTTTTGGAGCAATATTGAGGTATGAAATATCAAGGCACATAAAAGAAAATAGGGAATTTGTAGTGCCATTAGAGACATTTATCATAAATGTTACTGGCGCTTTATTATTAAGCTTTTTATCAAGTCCTAAGCTTGTCCATCTATTTAATGACGATATAAAATTGTTTATCATGACAGGATTTATAGGTGCTTTTACTACATATTCCACATTTTCTCATGAGACAATAGATCTTTTTCGCAAAAAACATTATATACATGCATTTTTGTATTCATTTGTTACTGTCGTCGTTGGACTTATTGGCGCTTTTTTAGGATACTATATTGGAAGTTTGTTTTAAATAATGTATTATAGAAGTATAGAAGGAGGGGGTATGAGGTTTTGATATTAGACTATTTTAGATTGCTTTCAGCGTTATCGCTATCATTAGATGTGATGGAGAAAAGAAGTTTCGGACATGCCAGGAAAGTTGCCTATGTTGCCATAAGACTGGCACGAAATATTGGCGTTAAAGACGATGAAGAATATAAGATCTTTTATTCTGCTTTTTTGCATGATATAGGGAAAAGCGATGTAGTTGAGGACATTAACCATGACAGCACGTGGAAGCATTCCCTTAAAGGAAGTGAATTTGTAAAAGGGATGCCTAAAGGGGATGAGTTTTCCGAAATCATCAAGTATCATCATGAAAATTGGGATGGAAGTGGGCATTTCCATCTTAGTGGAAACTCTATTCCTTTAGAAGCACAGATAATATATTTAGCTGATCAATTTGATATAAGGTACAGCATTATATCCAAGAAACTCAATGAGTACGATACAAGGGAAAACATAAAGAAATGGCTTGATTTAGAATCCAAAAAGGCGTTTAATCCTCTATTGGTAAGCATGTTTAAAGATCTAATGAAGCAAGAAAAGTTTTGGCTGGATTATGAAAATTATAATCAGTTTGATGTCTTAAATCCGTAC comes from the Thermoanaerobacterium sp. PSU-2 genome and includes:
- a CDS encoding DUF1003 domain-containing protein, translated to MTKNFSKKDLIKVILEDIDDSEMIEEDIIHMIINEKVAKDVSKEHEKHLTFGDRMSDKLAEFAGSWVFIIGFGIVLFAWIIANSFILKRPYDPYPFILLNLILSCLAAIQAPIIMMSQNRQEAKDRIRSKNDYKVNLKSELIIEDLHKKIDELQKLHQELLNKIDTLNKM
- the crcB gene encoding fluoride efflux transporter CrcB: MEYVYIGVGGFFGAILRYLISTYYQSILHTVFPVETFFINIFGSFLLSYISNLALEEFNVNFNIRLAITTGFIGAFTTFSTFTKETMDLIRNGKIAVAILYVLLSIFIGFIMSFMGFELGDKTAKMIKGREEN
- the crcB gene encoding fluoride efflux transporter CrcB; translation: MLNMLLVGLGGVFGAILRYEISRHIKENREFVVPLETFIINVTGALLLSFLSSPKLVHLFNDDIKLFIMTGFIGAFTTYSTFSHETIDLFRKKHYIHAFLYSFVTVVVGLIGAFLGYYIGSLF